In Gimesia benthica, a single window of DNA contains:
- a CDS encoding C2HC5-type zinc finger protein — MNRLTNFFQHRILKQRTVMGLLCGLVLLAQVPVAQACPFCSAPSLTLTEQLSQSDVAVLVQWIEAEKGDLEKAGKTVFEVKEIIRQSDKDKLKVGDKITINRHRPGKKGNLFMLLGTKGAEVDWGDPIEVTETSYHYVSQAPPPEEKTSKRLRYFLKFLEFPDQMISNDAYAEFANAPYEDIATLSKDMPREKIRKWLSDPETPVTRIGLYGLLMGLCGQGEDVEFMEKKINEPTKDFRLGIDGVISGYLLLTGSDGLDKIDESKFVPKDVAFSETYAAMQALRFMWTYGDGRIDKARLRKSMRLLLDRPELTDLVVADLARWDDWSVMNRLMEMYGAEDYNIPSIKRAIVRYLLVASKGKNKNGGGPDAATTEKAKELLAKLREEDPKTVKSAERFFFLK; from the coding sequence ATGAATCGTCTGACAAATTTCTTCCAACATCGCATCCTCAAACAACGCACCGTCATGGGATTGCTCTGCGGGCTGGTCCTGCTGGCCCAGGTACCTGTGGCCCAGGCCTGTCCCTTCTGCTCCGCTCCCTCCCTGACCCTGACCGAACAGCTGTCTCAGTCGGACGTCGCCGTGCTCGTCCAGTGGATCGAAGCCGAGAAAGGAGACCTCGAAAAAGCGGGTAAAACCGTCTTCGAAGTCAAAGAGATCATCCGCCAGTCAGACAAGGACAAGCTCAAAGTCGGCGATAAAATTACCATCAACCGCCATCGCCCCGGCAAGAAAGGCAACCTGTTCATGCTGCTGGGCACCAAAGGCGCAGAAGTCGACTGGGGCGATCCGATCGAAGTCACCGAAACCAGCTACCACTACGTCTCCCAGGCACCACCGCCAGAAGAAAAAACATCCAAGCGTCTGCGTTACTTCCTGAAGTTCCTGGAATTCCCGGACCAGATGATCTCGAACGACGCCTATGCCGAATTCGCCAACGCCCCTTACGAAGATATCGCCACGCTGTCCAAAGACATGCCCCGCGAAAAGATCCGCAAGTGGCTCTCCGATCCCGAAACCCCCGTCACCCGCATCGGTCTCTACGGACTGCTGATGGGACTCTGCGGTCAGGGTGAAGATGTTGAGTTCATGGAAAAGAAAATCAATGAACCCACCAAAGACTTCCGCCTGGGGATCGACGGCGTCATCTCCGGCTACCTGCTGCTCACCGGATCGGACGGACTCGACAAAATCGATGAATCCAAGTTCGTCCCCAAGGATGTCGCCTTCAGTGAAACCTACGCCGCCATGCAGGCTCTGCGTTTCATGTGGACCTACGGCGACGGACGCATCGACAAGGCACGTCTGCGGAAATCCATGCGTCTGCTCCTCGATCGTCCCGAACTGACCGACCTGGTTGTCGCGGACCTCGCTCGCTGGGATGACTGGAGCGTCATGAACCGCCTGATGGAAATGTACGGCGCAGAAGACTACAACATTCCCTCCATCAAACGGGCCATCGTGCGTTACCTGCTCGTCGCCTCCAAAGGGAAAAACAAAAATGGCGGTGGCCCCGATGCCGCCACGACGGAAAAAGCCAAGGAACTACTTGCCAAACTCCGCGAAGAAGATCCCAAGACCGTCAAAAGTGCCGAACGCTTCTTCTTTCTGAAGTAA
- a CDS encoding phosphoglycerate dehydrogenase, whose amino-acid sequence MPRVICTAKMCEFGPHFEILQAAGFEVDTVPTDVDLRKEPHRVVEQVQGYDAILAGAEIYSREVLAQLPDLRIVSRYGVGFDAVDLAAADDLDIAVTITPGVNHHSVAEQAFALLMGVARLTRSQDQAVRRGEWERALTPRVWGSTIGIVGLGRIGQAVATRAIGMGMHVLAYDPFANQEFVDQHGIKLVSLDDLLAQSDYVTLHLPVTPETVDLINKDSLAKMKQGSVLINTARGGLVDEDALIEALQSGHLRAAGLDVFKKEPLPVESPLIKLDNVLLSCHIGGLDQESHRDAYAMAAHNIVKLYQGEWPEECVVNLKQTPDWKWTR is encoded by the coding sequence ATGCCTCGCGTCATCTGTACTGCCAAAATGTGTGAATTCGGTCCGCACTTTGAAATCCTGCAGGCAGCAGGTTTCGAGGTGGACACCGTCCCGACTGACGTGGATCTCCGCAAGGAACCCCACCGCGTCGTCGAACAGGTTCAGGGCTATGATGCCATTCTGGCCGGTGCAGAAATCTATTCCCGCGAAGTACTCGCGCAACTGCCCGACCTGAGAATCGTCTCCCGCTACGGAGTCGGCTTCGACGCCGTCGATCTGGCAGCCGCTGATGATCTGGACATCGCAGTCACCATCACTCCGGGAGTGAATCATCACTCGGTCGCCGAACAGGCTTTCGCGCTGCTGATGGGCGTCGCCCGACTCACCCGCTCCCAGGACCAGGCAGTCCGCCGCGGTGAATGGGAACGGGCTCTGACTCCCCGCGTCTGGGGCAGCACCATCGGGATCGTCGGCCTCGGTCGCATCGGTCAGGCAGTCGCAACCCGTGCGATCGGCATGGGCATGCACGTTCTCGCCTACGACCCCTTCGCCAATCAGGAGTTCGTCGACCAGCATGGCATCAAACTGGTCAGCCTCGACGATCTGCTGGCCCAGTCAGACTACGTCACGCTGCACCTCCCCGTCACTCCCGAAACTGTCGACCTGATCAACAAGGACTCGCTGGCCAAAATGAAACAGGGCTCGGTCCTAATCAACACTGCCCGCGGTGGCCTCGTCGACGAAGACGCCCTGATCGAAGCCCTGCAGTCGGGACATCTCCGCGCCGCCGGTCTCGATGTCTTCAAAAAAGAACCTTTGCCTGTTGAAAGTCCCCTGATCAAGTTGGACAATGTACTGTTGAGCTGTCACATCGGCGGACTGGACCAGGAATCGCACCGCGATGCTTACGCGATGGCGGCTCACAACATTGTGAAACTGTATCAGGGCGAGTGGCCGGAAGAGTGTGTGGTCAACCTGAAACAGACCCCCGACTGGAAATGGACCCGCTGA